A genomic stretch from Dama dama isolate Ldn47 chromosome 10, ASM3311817v1, whole genome shotgun sequence includes:
- the CARHSP1 gene encoding calcium-regulated heat-stable protein 1: MSSEPPPPSQPPTHQSSAGLLDTQQARDRSPSPLRGNVVPSPLPTRRTRTFSATVRASQGPVYKGVCKCFCRSKGHGFITPADGGPDIFLHISDVEGEYVPMEGDEVTYKMCSIPPKNEKLQAVEVVITHLAPGTKHETWSGHVVSS; this comes from the exons ATGTCATCTGAGCCACCTCCTCCATCCCAGCCCCCCACCCATCAGTCCTCGGCCGGGCTGCTGGACACCCAACAGGCCCGGGATCGCTCACCGTCCCCGCTACGGGGCAACGTGGTGCCAAGCCCGCTGCCTACTCGCCGCACCAGGACCTTCTCAGC GACGGTGCGGGCTTCCCAGGGCCCAGTCTACAAAGGAGTCTGCAAATGCTTCTGTCGGTCCAAGGGCCACGGCTTCATCACCCCGGCGGACGGCGGCCCTGACATCTTCCTGCATATCTCCGA CGTGGAGGGGGAGTACGTCCCCATGGAAGGCGACGAGGTCACCTATAAGATGTGCTCCATCCCGCCCAAGAACGAGAAGCTGCAGGCCGTGGAGGTGGTCATCACCCACCTGGCGCCGGGCACCAAACACGAGACCTGGTCCGGCCATGTCGTCAGTTCCTAG